Proteins encoded by one window of Homoserinimonas aerilata:
- a CDS encoding helix-turn-helix transcriptional regulator, which yields MDRNAVADFLRSRRESLQPADVGLAPGVRRRAPGLRREEVAQLAAMSTDYLTRLEQRRGPQPSVQMLSALTRALRLSLDERDYLFRVAGHNPPDRATASDHVSPVLLRVLDRLDDTPAMVLSNVGETLVQNRLAVALLGEQTAYSGLERSKAYRWFAHPESERAVYPEDDRERQSHMQVASLRVAYGMMGSRSRAGELVDALLGFSDEFARLWELHEVAERFTDHKTIIHPELGPIELDCQVLFTEDQSQLLLILTASPHSVDAEKLALLGVLGTQTFA from the coding sequence ATGGATCGCAACGCCGTCGCCGACTTCCTGCGCAGCCGCAGGGAGTCCCTCCAGCCCGCAGATGTGGGGCTCGCGCCGGGCGTGCGCCGGCGGGCCCCCGGGCTGCGCCGCGAAGAGGTCGCCCAGTTGGCGGCCATGTCGACCGACTACCTGACGCGACTGGAGCAGAGGCGCGGCCCGCAGCCGAGCGTGCAGATGCTGTCGGCACTGACCAGGGCCCTGCGGCTGAGTCTCGACGAGCGCGACTACCTGTTTCGGGTGGCCGGCCACAACCCGCCCGACCGCGCAACCGCATCCGATCATGTCTCGCCCGTTCTGCTTCGCGTACTGGACCGCCTCGACGACACGCCCGCCATGGTGCTGTCGAATGTGGGCGAGACGCTCGTGCAGAACCGCCTGGCGGTGGCGCTGCTCGGCGAGCAGACCGCCTACTCGGGCCTGGAGCGGAGCAAGGCGTACCGCTGGTTCGCGCATCCGGAGTCGGAGCGCGCCGTGTACCCGGAGGACGACCGCGAACGGCAGTCGCACATGCAGGTCGCCTCGCTGCGCGTCGCCTACGGAATGATGGGCTCCCGGTCACGCGCCGGCGAGCTCGTCGATGCCCTGCTGGGGTTCAGCGACGAGTTTGCGCGGCTGTGGGAGTTGCACGAGGTTGCGGAGCGCTTCACTGACCACAAGACGATCATCCATCCCGAACTCGGCCCGATCGAGCTGGACTGTCAGGTGCTGTTCACCGAGGACCAGTCGCAGTTGCTGCTCATCCTCACCGCGTCGCCGCACTCCGTCGATGCCGAGAAGCTGGCCCTGCTCGGAGTCTTGGGCACACAGACCTTCGCCTGA
- a CDS encoding SDR family oxidoreductase — protein sequence MNITGNTIFIPGATSGIGLALAVELHGRGNTVIVGGRRAGLLDQIAAAHPGIRTVQIDTADAGSIATVSARVIAEHPDLNVLIAMAGIMRAEDWHTPAGFLDSAEAIVATNVLGPIRLIAAFVEHLQEQADSTIVTVSSGLAFVPLRHTPSYNAAKAAVHMLSESIRLQLADTTVKVVELVPPAVRTPLMPGHEEREDAMPLDEFIAEVISLIESQPDAHEILVDRVAVLRHAEARGDYEQVVAMLNGTETHATAQ from the coding sequence ATGAACATCACAGGAAACACCATCTTCATTCCCGGAGCGACCAGCGGCATCGGCCTCGCGCTCGCCGTCGAACTCCACGGCAGGGGCAACACCGTCATCGTCGGCGGGCGCCGTGCCGGGCTGCTCGATCAGATCGCCGCCGCGCATCCGGGCATCCGCACCGTGCAGATCGACACGGCCGACGCGGGGAGTATCGCGACCGTGTCCGCCAGGGTCATCGCCGAGCATCCGGATCTCAACGTCCTCATCGCCATGGCCGGCATCATGCGGGCCGAGGACTGGCACACCCCTGCCGGCTTCCTCGACTCGGCCGAGGCCATCGTCGCCACCAATGTGCTCGGCCCGATCCGCCTCATCGCCGCATTCGTCGAGCACCTGCAGGAGCAGGCGGACTCGACCATCGTCACCGTCTCATCCGGGCTCGCCTTCGTGCCGCTGCGCCACACCCCCAGCTACAACGCTGCCAAGGCGGCCGTCCACATGCTCAGCGAGAGCATCCGCCTGCAACTGGCCGACACGACGGTGAAGGTTGTGGAACTCGTGCCGCCGGCCGTGCGCACGCCGCTCATGCCGGGGCACGAGGAGCGAGAGGACGCGATGCCACTCGACGAGTTCATCGCCGAGGTCATCTCCCTGATCGAGTCGCAGCCGGATGCGCACGAGATCCTGGTCGACCGTGTCGCCGTGCTGCGGCACGCGGAGGCCCGGGGCGACTATGAGCAGGTCGTCGCCATGCTCAACGGCACCGAAACGCACGCAACAGCGCAGTGA
- a CDS encoding DEAD/DEAH box helicase produces MPPETSTPDEAETAPPSITFSDLGLSDAVLKAVRDVGYETPSAIQAATIPTLLDGRDVVGLAQTGTGKTAAFALPILSRLDVSQKTPQALVLSPTRELALQVCEAFEQYAAHLKGVHVLPVYGGQAYGVQLSALRRGVHVVVGTPGRIMDHLAKGTLDLSELKYLVLDEADEMLKMGFAEDVETILADTPDDKQVALFSATMPAQIRRISKKYLNDPEEITVKAKTTTSANTTQRYLVVSYPQKVDALTRILEVENFEGMIVFVRTKNETEALAEKLRARGYSAAAISGDVAQAQRERTVGQLKSGKLDILVATDVAARGLDVDRISHVVNFDIPVDTESYVHRIGRTGRAGRSGSAISFVTPRERRLLNAIEKATRQPLTEMQLPSVDDVNVTRLARFDDAITAALSQADRIAAFRDIVGHYVAHHDVPEGDVAAALAVVAQGDTPLLLAPEDPRARRDDRYGRAERFDRDSRDDSGGRGERPERRSRSTKPMSAYRLEVGRRHKVEPRQIVGALANEGGLSRDDFGAIKIMPDFSIVELPADLPRDILSRLKGTRISGKLIEIAPDRGPGSRRPRQTREY; encoded by the coding sequence ATGCCTCCAGAGACGAGCACCCCCGACGAGGCAGAGACAGCCCCGCCCTCCATCACCTTCTCCGACCTCGGTCTGAGCGATGCCGTGCTCAAGGCGGTGCGCGATGTCGGCTACGAGACCCCGTCGGCCATCCAGGCTGCGACCATCCCGACACTGCTCGACGGCCGCGACGTCGTGGGCCTCGCCCAGACCGGCACCGGAAAGACTGCGGCCTTCGCGCTGCCCATCCTCTCCCGCCTCGACGTGTCGCAGAAGACGCCGCAGGCGCTCGTGCTCTCCCCCACCCGCGAGCTCGCACTGCAGGTGTGCGAGGCGTTCGAGCAGTACGCCGCCCATCTCAAGGGCGTGCACGTGCTGCCCGTGTACGGCGGTCAGGCCTACGGCGTGCAGCTGTCGGCCCTACGTCGCGGCGTGCACGTCGTCGTCGGCACACCCGGCCGCATCATGGATCACCTGGCCAAGGGCACCCTTGACCTCTCCGAGCTGAAGTACCTGGTGCTCGACGAGGCCGACGAGATGCTCAAGATGGGCTTCGCCGAGGATGTAGAGACGATCCTCGCCGACACACCGGACGACAAGCAGGTCGCCCTGTTCTCGGCGACCATGCCCGCCCAGATCAGGCGCATCTCCAAGAAGTACCTGAACGACCCAGAAGAGATCACGGTCAAGGCGAAGACCACGACGTCGGCCAACACCACGCAGCGCTACCTGGTCGTGTCGTACCCGCAGAAGGTCGACGCGCTCACCCGCATCCTCGAGGTCGAGAACTTCGAGGGCATGATCGTCTTCGTCCGCACCAAGAACGAGACGGAGGCGCTCGCCGAGAAGCTGCGGGCGCGCGGCTACTCTGCTGCGGCCATCAGCGGCGACGTCGCGCAGGCACAGCGCGAGCGCACCGTCGGGCAGCTCAAGTCGGGAAAGCTCGACATTCTGGTGGCGACGGATGTTGCGGCGCGAGGCCTCGACGTCGACCGCATCAGCCATGTGGTCAACTTCGACATCCCCGTCGACACGGAGTCGTATGTGCACCGCATCGGTCGCACGGGCCGCGCCGGTCGCAGCGGCTCGGCGATCAGCTTCGTCACGCCGCGCGAGCGCCGCCTGCTCAACGCCATCGAGAAGGCGACCCGCCAGCCGCTCACCGAGATGCAGCTGCCGAGCGTCGACGACGTCAACGTGACGCGACTCGCCCGCTTCGACGACGCCATCACGGCGGCGCTCAGCCAGGCTGACCGAATCGCCGCGTTCCGCGACATCGTGGGCCACTATGTCGCGCACCACGACGTGCCCGAGGGCGATGTGGCCGCCGCGCTCGCGGTGGTCGCACAGGGCGATACTCCCCTGCTGCTGGCCCCGGAGGACCCGCGGGCTCGGCGCGACGATCGCTACGGCCGCGCTGAACGATTCGACAGGGACAGCCGGGACGACAGCGGGGGCCGCGGCGAACGCCCCGAGCGTCGCTCGCGCTCGACCAAGCCGATGTCGGCCTACCGTCTCGAGGTCGGCAGGCGGCACAAGGTGGAGCCGCGCCAGATCGTGGGCGCCCTCGCCAATGAGGGCGGCCTGAGCCGCGACGACTTCGGTGCGATCAAGATCATGCCCGACTTCTCGATCGTCGAGCTGCCCGCAGATCTGCCTCGCGACATCCTGTCTCGCCTGAAGGGAACGCGCATCAGTGGCAAGCTGATCGAGATCGCGCCCGACCGCGGCCCCGGCTCGCGGCGCCCACGCCAGACCCGCGAGTACTGA
- a CDS encoding deoxyguanosinetriphosphate triphosphohydrolase family protein, with protein MDTSDSTRMATAAPTAALARRIPESTPERADGAFRVDLERIRFSPYFSRLSAVTQVIPQAGSGTVIHNRLTHSLKVTAVARSIAVALRDSDDDTKRIITELGGCDHVVAQAASAAHDLGHPPFGHLGEQVLDRLARERLGLADGFEGNAQTFRILTTLDNSEVSEHGLNLTAAVRAAVLKYPWARDEWRDEADVPADRLPRGVGIDRANGALKYSAYLLNAAEMAEVRSAYPRIGANQQTIECSVMDVADDIAYSVHDLDDFYRAGVLQHTTVAAELETWLTRQRELAELDQATLLATLRTPGHSLEWAWRRTAQKDGWITDEGEFRDAVIRVRDGLVEGLLAVPFDGGVAAERRVAAFTRHWIDRLKASIAVEREPDVRSSHVRLTQDAWHDVVVLKFVHTRFVLDRPDLTIYQRGQARVLESLVEGFHAWLTDPDDVARAPRRLLDSVESTIESYSELQRSGTHIGGDVVRLGRARAVIDYIASFTDAQAMSAAALLGGTSDRLWDDGRSL; from the coding sequence ATGGATACCTCAGACAGCACCCGTATGGCCACAGCAGCGCCCACCGCAGCGCTCGCACGGCGAATCCCCGAGAGCACGCCAGAGAGGGCCGACGGTGCCTTCCGGGTCGACCTTGAGCGCATCCGCTTCTCCCCCTACTTCTCGAGGCTCTCCGCCGTCACCCAGGTGATCCCGCAGGCGGGATCCGGCACTGTCATCCACAATCGCCTTACCCATTCGCTGAAGGTCACCGCCGTCGCCCGCTCGATCGCCGTCGCCCTTCGCGACAGCGACGACGACACGAAGCGCATCATCACCGAATTGGGTGGATGCGATCACGTTGTCGCGCAGGCGGCATCCGCAGCACACGATCTCGGGCATCCCCCTTTCGGGCACCTCGGCGAGCAGGTGCTCGACCGCCTCGCGCGTGAACGTCTGGGCCTGGCCGACGGGTTCGAGGGCAACGCGCAGACGTTTCGCATCCTCACGACGCTCGACAACAGCGAGGTCTCGGAGCACGGTCTCAACCTGACGGCGGCCGTGCGGGCCGCCGTGCTCAAATATCCGTGGGCCCGCGACGAGTGGCGCGACGAGGCAGATGTGCCGGCCGACCGCCTGCCCCGTGGCGTCGGTATCGACCGCGCGAATGGCGCCCTCAAATATTCGGCGTATCTTCTCAACGCCGCCGAGATGGCGGAGGTTCGCAGCGCCTACCCGCGCATCGGCGCGAACCAGCAGACGATCGAGTGCTCCGTCATGGATGTGGCCGACGACATCGCGTACTCGGTGCACGATCTGGATGACTTCTACCGGGCGGGCGTGCTGCAGCACACGACCGTCGCCGCGGAGCTCGAAACGTGGCTCACACGGCAGCGAGAGCTGGCCGAGCTCGACCAGGCGACGCTGCTCGCCACCCTTCGCACGCCCGGCCATTCCCTCGAGTGGGCGTGGCGCCGCACCGCGCAGAAGGACGGCTGGATCACGGACGAAGGAGAATTCCGTGACGCGGTCATCCGTGTGCGCGACGGGCTGGTCGAGGGCCTGCTGGCGGTTCCCTTCGACGGTGGCGTCGCCGCAGAACGCAGGGTCGCCGCATTCACCCGGCACTGGATCGACCGCCTCAAAGCATCGATCGCGGTCGAACGGGAGCCGGATGTGCGCAGCAGCCATGTGCGCCTCACCCAGGACGCCTGGCACGACGTGGTGGTGCTTAAGTTCGTGCACACGCGCTTCGTGCTGGACCGTCCCGATCTCACCATCTACCAGCGCGGCCAGGCGCGCGTGCTCGAGTCGCTCGTCGAGGGCTTCCACGCCTGGCTGACTGACCCAGACGACGTGGCCCGGGCACCCCGGCGCCTGCTCGACTCAGTGGAGTCGACGATCGAGTCATACTCCGAGCTGCAGCGCAGCGGAACCCACATCGGCGGCGACGTCGTGCGCCTGGGCCGGGCGCGCGCCGTCATCGACTACATCGCATCCTTCACCGACGCGCAGGCAATGTCGGCCGCAGCGCTGCTCGGCGGAACATCCGACCGCCTGTGGGACGACGGCCGGAGCCTGTAG
- a CDS encoding DHA2 family efflux MFS transporter permease subunit, with product MQGPANPWPALWALVIGFFMILVDTTIVSVANPAIKAALDPDTANLDNVVWVTSAYLLAYAVPLLITGRLGDRFGPRTLYLVGLSIFTLASLACGLSDSLELLIAARAVQGLGASLMTPQTMAIITRTFPAQQRGAAMGLWGATSGVAMLVGPLAGGVLVDGLGWEWIFFINIPVGIIGFIAAWILVPKLQNHGHRFDWFGVFLSAVAMFLLVFGLQEGERYDWGQIWGPFSVWGLIAAGVVVLGLFIWQQATTKSEALVPLSLFRDRNFAMSSLAIAAVGFSITAMGLPLMFFIQLARGLTPTESALLMIPMAVFAGALSAPIGGLLDRVHPRVVLLPGILLVAVSLALYAVMMNADTPIWMYLIPSAIMGIGSAGMWGPLATTANRDLPVNLAGAGSSIYNTTRTVGSVMGSAAIAAFMQSRLEANLPGVGDASGGFGSGQLPAVAIDGFSAAMAQSMFLPAAVMLIGFVAAAFMHRPHALR from the coding sequence GTGCAGGGCCCGGCTAACCCGTGGCCGGCACTGTGGGCTCTCGTCATCGGCTTCTTCATGATTCTGGTCGACACGACGATCGTGTCGGTGGCGAACCCGGCGATCAAGGCCGCTCTCGACCCCGACACGGCGAACCTCGACAACGTCGTGTGGGTGACGAGCGCATATCTGCTCGCCTATGCGGTGCCGCTGCTCATCACGGGCAGGCTGGGCGACCGCTTCGGCCCCCGTACCCTCTATCTGGTCGGCCTCTCGATCTTCACGCTGGCGTCGCTCGCCTGCGGGCTCTCCGACTCGCTCGAGCTCCTGATCGCGGCTCGCGCTGTGCAGGGCCTGGGTGCTTCGCTGATGACGCCGCAGACGATGGCGATCATCACCCGCACCTTCCCCGCCCAGCAACGCGGTGCAGCCATGGGGCTGTGGGGCGCCACCTCGGGTGTTGCAATGCTCGTTGGTCCGCTGGCCGGCGGCGTGCTCGTCGATGGGCTCGGCTGGGAGTGGATCTTCTTCATCAACATCCCGGTCGGCATCATCGGCTTCATCGCGGCGTGGATCCTGGTGCCGAAGCTGCAGAACCACGGGCACCGCTTCGACTGGTTCGGCGTGTTCCTCAGCGCCGTCGCGATGTTCCTCCTCGTTTTCGGCCTCCAGGAGGGCGAGCGCTACGACTGGGGCCAGATCTGGGGCCCATTCTCGGTCTGGGGCCTCATCGCCGCCGGGGTCGTGGTCCTTGGCCTGTTCATCTGGCAGCAGGCGACGACGAAGAGCGAGGCACTCGTGCCCCTGAGTCTGTTCCGCGACCGCAACTTCGCCATGTCGAGCCTCGCCATCGCCGCCGTCGGCTTCAGCATCACGGCCATGGGTCTGCCGCTGATGTTCTTCATCCAGCTCGCCCGCGGTCTCACGCCGACCGAGTCGGCGCTGCTGATGATCCCGATGGCCGTGTTCGCCGGGGCGCTCTCCGCACCGATCGGAGGCCTGCTCGACCGGGTTCACCCGCGCGTCGTGCTGCTGCCGGGCATCCTGCTGGTCGCCGTCTCGCTTGCGCTCTACGCCGTCATGATGAACGCCGACACCCCGATCTGGATGTACCTGATCCCCTCGGCGATCATGGGAATCGGCAGCGCAGGCATGTGGGGGCCGCTGGCGACGACCGCGAATCGTGACCTTCCGGTGAACCTGGCGGGTGCTGGGTCGAGCATCTACAACACCACGCGGACGGTCGGCTCCGTCATGGGGTCTGCGGCGATCGCGGCGTTCATGCAGTCACGCCTCGAGGCGAACCTTCCCGGAGTGGGCGATGCCTCAGGCGGCTTCGGCAGCGGTCAGCTGCCTGCTGTGGCCATCGACGGCTTCTCTGCGGCGATGGCCCAGTCGATGTTCCTGCCCGCTGCCGTGATGCTGATCGGATTCGTGGCGGCCGCGTTCATGCACCGCCCGCACGCGCTGAGGTAG
- a CDS encoding esterase/lipase family protein, whose amino-acid sequence MNPLVKAWWWSLDYLSAIGGQLRGAFLRVVPEAYARGDDSLPAVVLIPGVYERWGFLATLAGRLNARGHRIVVIEGLRDNRMPVRDGADEVAAAIAAHGPGRYVLVGHSKGGLIGKALLARAEADPAAAGLRGVELIGMVAIATPFAGSAYARYLPGRTLRGLAPADETIVALARAEAVNRRIVSVLPAFDPHIPGERTLGGGSTTVTLRASGHFRVLRQEATIAAVVEGIDSLGGGPSERPTTE is encoded by the coding sequence ATGAACCCGCTCGTCAAGGCCTGGTGGTGGTCGCTCGACTACCTCTCGGCAATCGGCGGGCAGCTGCGCGGGGCATTCCTGCGGGTCGTGCCCGAGGCGTATGCGCGTGGCGACGATTCGCTGCCTGCTGTGGTGCTCATTCCGGGCGTGTACGAGCGTTGGGGTTTTCTGGCGACCCTCGCGGGCAGACTGAACGCCCGAGGCCACCGAATCGTCGTCATCGAGGGGCTGCGAGACAACCGGATGCCCGTGCGTGACGGCGCCGACGAGGTCGCCGCCGCGATCGCAGCGCACGGCCCGGGCCGCTACGTGCTCGTCGGGCACAGCAAGGGCGGGCTCATCGGCAAAGCCCTGCTCGCCCGTGCGGAGGCGGACCCCGCCGCCGCAGGACTGCGGGGCGTCGAACTCATCGGCATGGTCGCCATCGCCACACCGTTCGCCGGCTCCGCCTACGCGCGGTACCTGCCGGGTCGCACCCTGCGGGGCCTCGCGCCCGCCGATGAGACGATCGTGGCGCTCGCCCGAGCGGAGGCCGTGAACAGGCGCATCGTCTCGGTGCTGCCCGCGTTCGACCCGCACATTCCTGGCGAGCGCACGCTCGGCGGCGGCAGCACGACCGTCACGCTCCGGGCATCCGGGCATTTCAGGGTGCTCAGGCAGGAGGCGACCATCGCGGCCGTCGTAGAGGGGATCGACAGTCTCGGTGGCGGCCCGTCGGAGCGGCCCACCACCGAGTAG
- a CDS encoding thioesterase family protein yields the protein MSSETEPYYLSRGDGRYESTIHAQGAWNPHEQHMAPVAGLLAHCLERFQPRPELRIARISFDILGLIPGGEFEVVTTLLRPGRTIELVQAEMVADGRTAVRATAWRLQRSDTSAVAAIEDERMPGPDAAEPVGMSEWPGGFIQSIEARALPAHAPGRGRGWIRTRHPLLQGEEFSDFARLAGLIDTSNGIAPRVMPGPGGYAFPNVDLQLHLYREPTGEWLGLQNSVSFGTDGIGLTSTVLHDTSGPFGRAEQILTLRTLG from the coding sequence GTGAGCAGCGAAACCGAGCCCTACTACCTGTCCCGCGGCGATGGCCGCTACGAGTCGACCATCCACGCGCAGGGGGCCTGGAACCCGCACGAGCAGCACATGGCACCCGTGGCGGGGCTTCTGGCTCACTGCCTGGAGCGGTTCCAGCCTCGGCCGGAGCTGCGGATCGCGCGCATCTCCTTCGACATCCTCGGCCTCATCCCCGGCGGCGAGTTCGAGGTCGTCACCACCCTGCTGCGTCCCGGGCGAACGATCGAGCTGGTGCAGGCAGAGATGGTCGCGGATGGCCGCACCGCCGTGCGCGCGACGGCCTGGCGGCTGCAACGCTCCGACACGAGTGCCGTCGCTGCGATCGAAGACGAGCGGATGCCCGGGCCGGATGCCGCAGAACCGGTCGGCATGAGCGAATGGCCGGGTGGCTTCATCCAGTCCATCGAGGCTCGCGCCCTACCGGCCCATGCGCCGGGCCGAGGCCGCGGCTGGATTCGGACGCGGCACCCGCTTCTTCAGGGGGAGGAGTTCTCCGACTTCGCCCGCCTGGCAGGTCTCATCGACACGAGCAACGGCATCGCGCCTCGGGTCATGCCCGGGCCGGGCGGCTACGCGTTCCCGAACGTCGACCTGCAGCTGCACCTCTACCGAGAGCCGACGGGCGAATGGCTGGGGCTGCAGAACTCGGTCAGCTTCGGCACGGACGGCATCGGCCTCACCTCCACAGTGCTGCATGACACGAGCGGGCCGTTCGGCCGGGCGGAG
- a CDS encoding SRPBCC family protein has product MSRWKHSESIVVSREPEELYALVSDVTRMGEWSPVNTGGWWDDDSRGVGAWFTGRNEVPGRTWETRSQVVADEPGREFAFIVGGDRVRWGYTFEPTEGGTRMTESWEILPAGEVFFRDKFGEQFEEEVEQRAETARSGIHDTIAAIKKAAEAQ; this is encoded by the coding sequence ATGAGCAGATGGAAGCATTCTGAATCGATCGTCGTGTCTCGCGAGCCGGAGGAGCTGTACGCCCTCGTCTCGGATGTGACGCGCATGGGCGAATGGAGCCCGGTCAACACAGGGGGCTGGTGGGACGACGACAGCCGTGGTGTCGGCGCCTGGTTCACCGGCCGCAACGAGGTCCCCGGCAGGACCTGGGAGACCCGCTCGCAGGTGGTGGCGGATGAGCCGGGGCGCGAGTTCGCGTTCATCGTCGGGGGAGACAGGGTGCGCTGGGGCTACACCTTCGAGCCGACCGAGGGCGGAACCCGGATGACGGAGTCATGGGAGATCCTGCCCGCGGGCGAGGTCTTCTTCCGCGACAAGTTCGGGGAGCAGTTCGAGGAGGAGGTCGAGCAGCGTGCCGAGACGGCCCGCAGCGGCATCCACGACACCATCGCGGCCATCAAGAAGGCGGCGGAGGCGCAGTAG
- a CDS encoding alpha/beta fold hydrolase, which produces MQQSEEFRVGDHVLVVSERGGDGPTFLLVHGLGMGRDAYTEFIDALARRGHAIALDLPGFGDSPEPQRSLPIPQMADLVAQYLAESGAEPVVAIGHSMGTQVVAELAARHPELVRELVLIAPTVNARERTVWRQVLRMLQDLLGEHPKVIARGLVLYAKAGPAWFVRKFRTMMAHHIEEVAPQIGVPTLVMRGERDRVCPEGWVRSVAELIPDATLKQVPGKSHETMISSAEPVADLITEFARR; this is translated from the coding sequence ATGCAGCAGAGCGAGGAGTTCCGGGTCGGCGACCATGTGCTGGTGGTGAGCGAGCGCGGCGGCGACGGGCCCACCTTCCTGCTCGTGCACGGCCTCGGCATGGGGCGTGACGCGTACACGGAGTTCATCGACGCGCTCGCCCGGAGGGGTCATGCGATCGCGCTCGACCTGCCCGGCTTCGGCGACTCGCCCGAACCGCAGCGCTCGCTGCCGATTCCGCAGATGGCCGACCTGGTGGCGCAGTATCTGGCCGAGAGCGGCGCCGAGCCCGTCGTCGCCATCGGGCACTCCATGGGAACGCAGGTTGTGGCAGAGCTGGCGGCGCGGCACCCTGAGCTGGTGCGGGAGCTGGTGCTCATCGCCCCCACCGTGAACGCGCGCGAGCGCACCGTGTGGCGGCAGGTGCTGCGCATGCTGCAGGATCTGCTGGGCGAGCATCCGAAGGTCATCGCGCGGGGTCTCGTGCTCTACGCGAAGGCGGGGCCGGCCTGGTTCGTGCGCAAGTTCCGCACCATGATGGCGCATCACATCGAGGAGGTGGCCCCGCAGATCGGGGTGCCCACGCTCGTGATGCGCGGTGAACGTGATCGCGTGTGTCCCGAGGGTTGGGTGCGATCCGTCGCCGAGCTGATCCCGGATGCGACGCTCAAGCAGGTGCCAGGCAAGAGCCACGAGACCATGATCTCCTCGGCGGAACCCGTCGCCGATCTCATCACCGAGTTCGCCCGTCGATGA